In one window of Spiroplasma corruscae DNA:
- a CDS encoding ATP-binding cassette domain-containing protein, translated as MTKITNKYWYLIFIYSLIALVSNAGLVYGGVRLSNVLEDVFNSDMDMAIKDTLIVMGSFIVGILFYYFAEITSVGITKKLNVSLKMYITAKINSLSDEEFSKFKKGDFISWYTNDIESIGNMVFTSVFNISSGISSVILSTYAIFRFHWIIGLSLFGITLLMIILPSIFQGLVSKRAQVMSKNQEEFSNRVENLLNGYRLFSYINKKRVFKHLIKNSTLKVEKSVASYGNAKSTQQSVLFALMIASQLIMMFVSIFLALNNKTDKGTMLSVANISGTFFQGVNALFGSMFTIRAGVMIFKKFVFKNTQNEYVSKNIKFKNLEVKNLKYKINNSVVFNELNLTIEDSKKYLIVGESGRGKTTLLKLVFGLIDDYQGDIILNNNLSYKELDKNDIKDIIFYIPQETFIFNDTLRNNITLFDDSISDEQIMDVIQKVNLTKWIKKNSLDTIINSEFKNLSAGEMQRVSLARALVSNKQVLLFDESTANLDAENRGLIENLFGSLNKTILFISHTALVENNKNFYQVIKI; from the coding sequence ATGACAAAAATTACTAATAAATATTGGTATTTAATTTTTATTTACTCTCTAATTGCTTTGGTATCAAATGCTGGTTTAGTATATGGTGGAGTTCGATTATCGAATGTTCTAGAAGATGTCTTTAACAGTGATATGGATATGGCCATAAAAGATACTTTAATAGTAATGGGAAGTTTTATAGTTGGAATTCTATTTTATTATTTTGCAGAAATAACAAGTGTTGGGATAACTAAAAAACTTAATGTAAGTTTAAAAATGTATATAACTGCAAAAATTAATTCTTTATCAGATGAAGAATTTAGTAAATTTAAAAAAGGGGACTTTATTTCATGATATACAAATGATATTGAATCAATTGGTAATATGGTCTTTACAAGCGTATTTAATATATCTAGTGGAATATCTAGCGTAATTCTATCGACTTATGCAATATTTAGATTCCATTGAATTATTGGGTTATCATTATTTGGAATTACATTATTAATGATTATATTACCTTCGATTTTTCAAGGTTTGGTATCAAAAAGAGCGCAAGTTATGTCTAAAAATCAAGAAGAGTTTTCAAATAGAGTTGAAAATTTATTAAATGGATATCGTTTATTTTCATACATTAATAAAAAAAGAGTTTTTAAACATTTGATTAAAAATAGTACATTAAAAGTTGAGAAATCAGTGGCTTCATATGGAAATGCTAAATCAACTCAACAATCAGTATTGTTTGCTTTAATGATAGCTAGCCAATTAATAATGATGTTTGTTTCAATTTTTCTGGCGTTAAATAATAAAACAGATAAAGGTACAATGTTATCTGTCGCAAATATATCTGGTACATTTTTCCAAGGAGTGAATGCTTTATTTGGTTCAATGTTCACAATTAGAGCTGGTGTGATGATATTTAAAAAATTTGTTTTTAAAAATACTCAAAACGAGTATGTATCAAAAAATATAAAGTTTAAAAACTTAGAAGTTAAAAACTTAAAATATAAAATAAATAACAGTGTTGTATTTAATGAACTAAATCTTACTATCGAAGATAGTAAAAAATATTTAATTGTTGGTGAATCTGGTAGGGGTAAAACCACACTTTTGAAACTAGTATTTGGTTTAATAGATGATTATCAAGGAGATATTATATTAAATAATAATCTTAGTTATAAAGAATTAGATAAAAACGATATAAAAGATATTATATTTTATATTCCTCAAGAAACTTTTATTTTTAATGATACTTTAAGAAATAATATAACTTTATTTGACGATAGTATAAGTGATGAACAAATAATGGATGTAATTCAAAAAGTAAATTTAACAAAATGAATCAAAAAAAATAGTTTGGACACAATTATAAACAGTGAATTCAAAAACTTGTCAGCTGGAGAAATGCAAAGAGTTTCATTAGCTAGAGCATTAGTTTCAAATAAACAAGTTCTATTATTTGATGAATCAACAGCAAACTTAGATGCTGAAAATAGAGGGTTAATTGAGAATCTATTTGGAAGTCTTAACAAAACAATTTTATTTATTTCTCATACAGCATTAGTCGAAAATAATAAAAACTTTTATCAAGTAATAAAAATATAA
- a CDS encoding ATP-binding cassette domain-containing protein — protein MNKEIDKKNIFEDISYKFLVNKFTAIVGSSGVGKTTLLNIISGLDKATSGEVFVNGYSISKLKEPKITKFRSVNIAYIFKIII, from the coding sequence ATGAACAAAGAAATAGATAAAAAAAATATATTTGAAGATATTAGTTATAAATTTTTAGTTAATAAATTTACAGCAATTGTTGGAAGTTCAGGTGTTGGTAAAACAACATTATTAAACATTATATCTGGATTAGATAAAGCAACCTCTGGTGAAGTTTTTGTTAATGGTTATTCAATAAGTAAACTTAAAGAACCTAAGATCACGAAGTTCAGAAGTGTGAATATTGCATACATTTTTAAAATTATAATTTAG
- a CDS encoding FtsX-like permease family protein, with translation MIKIFFKQFLNNIKIYTGLFLILLITSIFLSTSSLLLTNCIYAIINKESLNILNPILILNLFSGLAGIIIFLGLFSIFSCINLTISLKRKHYNLLRVLGLSFKRIKITIFYEIMILVAITISLSLPISVPLSKLLLNYLKENNAIEHNFYIFKEYEYQYIYVIATFLFIILVTLLATISIKNLNYRSLLKKTSNKTKHIFKIIFGAIFLLIPLALVFNKYTMEGELGQGLIINFIISFIIGFSIIGKGLIGWVLFKIYKKTNTYFIKIMFGSILKNLDQIFYALVLLICTIMFSSYAVTLTNLTQYNNNINNFIPVTNVFLLIIFCYSFIIFSNSLVIYLIEQRSDYKLLRVIGLRRQTSNLLLIFSTMIISFITVFIWSITYIIFIGMYYYWNSNISYLLINIKKVFIINIIIILLNLLVSIGPIVYISWKY, from the coding sequence ATGATTAAGATATTTTTCAAGCAATTTCTTAATAATATAAAAATATATACAGGTTTATTTTTAATATTATTAATAACTTCTATATTTTTATCAACTTCAAGTTTGCTGTTAACTAATTGTATTTATGCCATTATTAATAAAGAAAGTCTAAATATATTAAATCCGATTTTAATACTAAATCTATTTAGTGGTTTGGCAGGTATCATTATATTTTTAGGCTTATTTTCAATATTCAGTTGTATAAATTTAACAATTAGTTTAAAAAGAAAACATTATAATTTGTTAAGAGTTCTAGGTCTTAGTTTTAAAAGGATTAAAATAACTATATTTTATGAAATTATGATCTTAGTAGCTATTACAATAAGTTTATCTTTACCTATATCAGTTCCATTATCTAAATTGCTTTTAAATTATTTAAAAGAAAATAATGCAATTGAGCATAATTTTTATATATTTAAAGAGTATGAGTATCAATATATTTATGTAATTGCTACCTTTTTGTTCATAATATTAGTTACTTTATTAGCAACAATTAGTATAAAAAACCTGAATTATAGAAGTTTATTGAAAAAAACTTCTAACAAAACAAAACATATTTTTAAGATAATATTTGGGGCAATATTTTTATTAATTCCTTTAGCATTAGTTTTTAACAAATATACAATGGAAGGTGAATTAGGTCAAGGTTTGATAATTAATTTCATAATTAGTTTTATAATTGGGTTCAGTATTATTGGCAAAGGGTTAATCGGTTGAGTATTATTCAAAATATATAAGAAAACAAATACTTATTTTATAAAAATAATGTTTGGTTCCATATTAAAGAACTTAGATCAAATATTTTATGCCTTAGTATTATTGATTTGTACTATAATGTTCAGTTCTTATGCAGTTACTTTAACTAATTTAACTCAATATAATAACAATATAAATAATTTTATTCCTGTTACAAATGTATTTTTGTTAATTATATTTTGTTATAGTTTTATAATCTTTTCTAACTCTTTAGTAATTTATTTAATTGAACAAAGAAGCGACTATAAATTACTTAGAGTAATAGGTTTAAGAAGGCAGACTTCTAATTTATTATTAATATTTTCTACAATGATTATTTCTTTTATAACAGTTTTTATATGATCAATAACTTATATTATTTTTATTGGTATGTATTATTATTGAAATTCTAATATTAGTTACTTATTAATTAATATAAAAAAGGTTTTCATCATAAATATTATTATAATATTGTTAAATCTGTTGGTCTCTATTGGTCCAATAGTTTATATAAGCTGAAAATATTAG
- a CDS encoding dUTP diphosphatase: MLNKEQLLYLSEKQEQLDNYIISTKGLELNEDMDNKKLIALLVEISEFVNECRAFKFWSNKPSSEKEVVLEEFVDGLHFIISIGNNVLYNFSNFEYKKEGNGDLNIWTLEMYNSIMSFYSFRSHKNYAAMLNKFLNCLFILNFSSEDVINSYNFKNKTNFERQDNNY; the protein is encoded by the coding sequence ATGTTAAATAAAGAGCAATTATTGTATTTAAGCGAAAAACAAGAACAATTAGATAATTATATTATTTCAACTAAAGGTCTAGAATTAAACGAAGATATGGATAATAAGAAATTAATAGCACTTTTAGTAGAAATTTCTGAGTTTGTTAATGAATGTAGAGCATTCAAGTTTTGATCAAATAAACCTTCAAGTGAAAAAGAAGTTGTATTAGAAGAGTTTGTTGATGGCTTACATTTTATTATTAGTATTGGAAATAATGTTTTATATAATTTTTCAAATTTCGAGTATAAAAAAGAAGGTAATGGTGATTTAAATATTTGGACATTAGAAATGTATAATAGTATTATGAGCTTTTATAGTTTTAGAAGTCATAAAAACTACGCTGCAATGTTAAACAAGTTCTTAAATTGCTTATTTATTTTAAATTTCTCATCTGAAGATGTTATTAATTCTTACAATTTTAAAAATAAAACAAATTTTGAAAGACAAGATAACAATTATTAA
- a CDS encoding TrmH family RNA methyltransferase, with translation MKVIDSISNNLIKHIIDLKNTSYQKEQGKYLIEGEKMVKLAYDLNKVEYILVTEKYNYEHFKHENNLIIISEKVSKKITSLKNHQGYFAVCNIDTANFNDNSNYLLLDDIQDPGNMGTLLRSACAFGFLNVVASENTVSFYNDKVLRATMSNHFLLNLHVVCDLENFIKEIKNDDIEIIGSYLGDEIVSNHLRIKTKNKVALILGNEGKGINKQLIKYFDNNIIIKMDNGVDSLNVGVAGSILMKDIYYQKSE, from the coding sequence ATGAAAGTAATTGATTCAATTTCTAATAATTTAATAAAACACATAATAGATTTAAAAAATACAAGTTATCAAAAAGAACAAGGTAAATATTTAATTGAAGGCGAGAAGATGGTTAAATTAGCCTATGATTTAAATAAAGTAGAATATATTTTAGTAACAGAAAAATATAATTATGAACATTTCAAACATGAAAATAATTTAATTATTATAAGTGAAAAAGTTTCTAAAAAAATAACTTCCTTAAAAAATCATCAAGGTTACTTTGCCGTATGCAACATTGATACAGCTAATTTTAATGATAATTCAAATTATTTGTTATTAGACGATATCCAAGACCCAGGAAATATGGGTACTTTATTGCGTTCTGCATGTGCTTTTGGTTTTCTTAATGTAGTTGCATCAGAAAATACGGTAAGTTTTTACAATGATAAAGTTTTAAGAGCTACTATGTCAAATCATTTTTTATTAAATTTACACGTTGTTTGTGATTTGGAAAATTTTATTAAAGAAATTAAAAATGATGATATTGAAATCATTGGTAGTTATTTAGGGGATGAAATAGTATCAAACCATTTAAGAATAAAAACAAAGAATAAAGTAGCTTTAATCCTTGGTAATGAAGGCAAAGGAATTAATAAACAACTTATAAAATACTTCGATAATAATATTATAATAAAAATGGACAATGGTGTAGATAGCTTGAACGTTGGTGTTGCTGGGTCAATATTAATGAAAGATATTTATTATCAAAAATCAGAATAG
- a CDS encoding NADP-dependent glyceraldehyde-3-phosphate dehydrogenase: MKEYKALINGEFINNGEWLEVLDPFKNEVAGKVTALKAEDIEHAFKSARAAQESWEKTDLVKRIELLHNFRNVLLKNKDEIAAVMTSEISKSLKDSLTEVVRTVELIDFTLEEAKRMEPLSMTGEGMGAKNKIGIFSRVAKGVILAISPFNYPFNLALAKIVPALVMGNTVVFKPATAGSLVGALIGELSIQANFPKGIFNVVTGRGREIGDIITTNKEIDMISFTGSVSIGNNIKEKGSSKDLVLELGGKDPALVLDDLDLHNYAKQIVDGAFGYSGQRCTAIKRVITTNKIADKLVPLLIDNINKLTVGSPYENKDITPVIDQKSADFIKGLVDDAKTKKAKILVGNKFEKNLIWPTLIDNVTLDMKVAWEEPFGPILPIIRIEDINEMIKISNDSNFGLQASVFCKDISLAIQVSKKIKTGTVNINGKSQRGPDCFPFLGIKDSGQGVQGVKESLISMTRYHGIVINY; this comes from the coding sequence ATGAAAGAATATAAAGCGCTAATTAATGGAGAATTTATTAATAACGGAGAATGACTTGAAGTATTAGACCCATTTAAAAATGAGGTTGCAGGTAAAGTTACTGCATTAAAAGCCGAAGATATTGAACATGCTTTTAAATCTGCAAGAGCAGCGCAAGAGAGTTGAGAGAAAACTGACTTAGTGAAAAGAATTGAATTACTGCATAACTTTAGAAATGTTCTATTAAAAAATAAAGATGAAATTGCAGCCGTAATGACTAGTGAAATTTCTAAAAGTTTAAAGGATTCTTTAACAGAAGTTGTAAGGACAGTAGAACTAATAGACTTTACTCTTGAAGAAGCAAAAAGAATGGAACCCTTATCTATGACTGGAGAAGGAATGGGTGCTAAAAATAAGATAGGTATATTTTCAAGAGTTGCAAAAGGAGTTATACTTGCAATTTCCCCCTTCAACTATCCTTTCAATTTAGCTTTAGCAAAAATCGTTCCAGCATTAGTGATGGGAAATACTGTTGTTTTTAAACCTGCGACTGCAGGAAGTTTAGTTGGTGCATTAATTGGTGAATTATCAATTCAAGCAAACTTTCCAAAAGGAATTTTTAATGTTGTTACTGGAAGAGGAAGAGAAATTGGTGATATTATCACTACTAACAAAGAAATTGATATGATTTCATTTACTGGTAGTGTGTCTATTGGAAATAACATTAAAGAAAAAGGAAGTAGTAAAGATTTGGTTTTAGAGTTAGGTGGAAAAGACCCTGCACTTGTTTTAGATGATTTAGACTTGCATAATTACGCAAAACAAATAGTGGATGGTGCTTTTGGTTATTCAGGTCAAAGATGTACTGCTATAAAAAGAGTTATTACAACTAATAAGATTGCAGATAAATTAGTACCACTTTTAATTGATAATATAAATAAACTTACAGTAGGATCTCCATATGAAAATAAAGATATTACCCCAGTAATAGATCAAAAATCAGCCGATTTTATTAAAGGTTTAGTTGATGATGCAAAAACTAAAAAGGCTAAAATATTAGTTGGAAATAAGTTTGAAAAAAATCTAATATGACCAACACTAATTGATAATGTTACTCTTGATATGAAAGTTGCTTGAGAAGAACCGTTTGGACCAATTCTTCCAATTATTAGAATTGAAGACATTAATGAAATGATAAAAATATCAAATGACTCCAACTTTGGTTTACAAGCAAGTGTATTTTGTAAAGATATATCACTTGCAATACAGGTTTCAAAGAAAATAAAAACTGGTACTGTAAATATTAATGGTAAATCACAGAGAGGACCGGATTGTTTTCCTTTTTTAGGTATTAAAGATTCAGGTCAAGGAGTACAAGGTGTTAAAGAATCACTTATAAGTATGACAAGATATCACGGTATTGTAATAAACTACTAA
- the pheS gene encoding phenylalanine--tRNA ligase subunit alpha, with protein sequence MLNKIEQLLVEFNKEIKSTKTKAELEQVKKKYLGKDSLMNDILRNIKSSSVEEKKLVGQKSNEVKNSMLKLVNEYNEKFELDTLKKQLEVEKIDETIPGIKWKKGTIHPLNIVINEVCEIFKELGYQLIDGTEFETDEFCFQKLNIPVGHPARDMQDTFYIDNETVLRTHATNITARMLTYCGENNLSDMAVLSYGNVYRRDDDDATHSHQFMQMDVFAIGKSISFANLKWILEHMCKRLFSKNTKIRMRPSFFPFTEPSAEVDVECIICKGKGCKICKFTGFIEILGSGMISPNVLTQNGLNPEEITGLAFGVGIERIAMLKYNLKNIRDLYENDIRFLEQFTYFGD encoded by the coding sequence ATGTTAAATAAAATAGAACAATTACTTGTAGAATTTAATAAAGAAATTAAATCAACTAAAACTAAAGCAGAACTTGAACAAGTAAAGAAAAAGTATCTTGGTAAAGATTCTTTAATGAATGACATTTTGAGAAACATCAAAAGTTCAAGTGTTGAAGAAAAAAAATTAGTAGGACAAAAATCAAACGAAGTAAAAAACTCTATGCTTAAATTAGTTAATGAGTATAATGAAAAGTTTGAACTAGATACTTTAAAAAAACAATTAGAAGTAGAAAAAATTGATGAAACAATTCCAGGTATAAAATGAAAAAAAGGGACTATACATCCTTTAAACATAGTCATTAACGAGGTTTGTGAAATATTTAAGGAATTGGGATATCAATTAATAGATGGTACTGAGTTTGAAACTGATGAATTTTGTTTTCAAAAATTAAATATTCCAGTAGGTCATCCTGCAAGAGATATGCAAGATACATTTTATATTGATAATGAAACAGTTTTACGTACGCATGCTACTAATATAACAGCAAGAATGCTAACATATTGTGGCGAAAATAATTTAAGTGACATGGCCGTTTTAAGTTATGGTAATGTTTATAGAAGAGATGATGATGATGCAACTCATTCGCATCAATTCATGCAAATGGATGTATTTGCAATCGGTAAATCAATTAGTTTCGCGAATTTAAAGTGAATACTAGAACATATGTGCAAAAGGTTATTTTCAAAAAATACCAAAATTAGAATGAGACCAAGCTTTTTCCCATTTACAGAACCATCTGCAGAAGTAGATGTTGAATGTATAATTTGTAAAGGTAAAGGTTGCAAAATATGTAAATTTACTGGATTTATTGAAATATTAGGTTCAGGAATGATAAGTCCAAATGTATTAACTCAAAATGGATTAAATCCAGAAGAGATCACAGGTCTTGCATTCGGTGTAGGAATCGAAAGAATCGCAATGCTAAAGTATAATTTAAAAAATATTCGAGACCTATATGAAAATGATATTAGATTTTTAGAACAATTTACTTATTTTGGAGACTAA
- the pheT gene encoding phenylalanine--tRNA ligase subunit beta encodes MYITRRWLNKFIDLTGVKDNEITKSLNTLGFEVESYKDYSKLNDKLKIVHVGNVTPIEGTHLNFCFIDSGEDLVVPVVCGAPNIKEGDYVIWAEPGKTISTGQTLSQKEIKGKISEGMICSLTEIGMNTEVQNNEDLEGIYKIHTKDESYKLIGSDAALDKIGFLDSVWEVDLTLNRSDALSAFQLLKEVANYFKKDIKNYFENFEIKINNTFKKIDIKIHKESEKLIKYLAYSFINLKDIFSIDKYENFIYSSDDIWLKFNGVKKEDNFFENIANMLAIETGQPVLILDADKIDKLEYVKINDGEKEFLQLNSNGVEVSKIGISIVDEFKPNLKTKNLLTIFAGYDNVFMRNQQKVFNANTVALQRFTKPLSNSIVSDSAKRLIYILDRYKIFSSTSGLIDVIKPEIIKNVIRVSVNFINKLIGVSLSSKEIIDLFELLDFNITIEEDILVFEVDPKRTDISNSSDICEEVARLYGYDNIESKPPCLIANSNKKDLNLKIKNQLDSYLYGNGFNNIKSYSLISEENNNKWNLFGIEKPIKLMSPLSKFKEIYRTNLSWSIIDTAGFNAARGTKNLKLYEFADIYNLNGLREKHLSILISGTLHNEKYNNLHLKSSFYYIKGILEQIITSYNLNISDITFEEMKKRVIDIHPYICYEVFYLKELIGFVYKLNPRFEQSLKLDHTYVSELNISKIETLKKPQILISEISKFQKSTRDITFVLDDKVKFIDVVNKSIKNLKNLVSWDLIDIYVDELLEKENKRSITISLQFNSNINQLKEEDINSDFAKVVDCLKKDNIEVK; translated from the coding sequence ATGTACATTACAAGAAGATGATTAAATAAGTTCATAGATTTAACTGGTGTAAAAGATAATGAAATTACAAAATCTTTAAATACATTAGGTTTTGAGGTCGAATCATACAAAGACTATTCAAAACTAAACGATAAATTAAAGATAGTTCATGTTGGAAATGTTACTCCAATAGAAGGAACTCATTTAAATTTCTGTTTTATTGATAGCGGAGAAGACTTGGTGGTACCCGTTGTTTGTGGTGCGCCCAACATAAAAGAAGGCGATTATGTAATTTGAGCCGAACCAGGAAAAACAATATCCACTGGTCAAACACTCTCTCAAAAAGAAATAAAAGGTAAAATTTCTGAGGGTATGATTTGTTCATTAACAGAAATAGGTATGAATACAGAAGTTCAAAATAATGAAGACTTAGAAGGAATTTACAAGATTCATACCAAGGATGAGTCTTATAAGTTAATAGGTTCTGATGCTGCACTTGATAAAATCGGTTTTTTAGACTCTGTTTGAGAAGTTGATTTAACTTTAAATAGAAGTGATGCATTATCTGCATTTCAGCTACTAAAAGAAGTTGCAAATTATTTTAAAAAAGATATTAAAAACTATTTTGAAAATTTTGAAATCAAAATTAATAATACATTCAAAAAAATTGATATCAAAATACACAAAGAATCAGAGAAGTTAATTAAATATTTAGCTTACTCATTTATTAATCTAAAGGATATTTTTTCGATTGATAAATATGAAAATTTTATTTATTCATCTGATGATATTTGATTAAAATTTAATGGTGTAAAAAAAGAAGATAATTTTTTTGAAAATATCGCAAATATGTTAGCTATTGAAACAGGGCAACCTGTTTTAATATTAGACGCTGATAAAATAGATAAACTTGAGTATGTTAAAATTAATGATGGTGAGAAAGAATTCTTGCAATTAAACTCAAATGGAGTAGAGGTATCTAAAATTGGTATTTCAATTGTTGATGAATTTAAACCTAATTTAAAAACAAAAAACTTATTAACAATATTTGCAGGTTATGATAATGTCTTTATGAGAAATCAACAAAAAGTATTTAATGCAAATACTGTAGCATTGCAAAGATTTACTAAACCACTTTCAAATAGTATTGTTTCTGACTCTGCAAAAAGATTAATTTACATATTAGATAGATATAAAATATTCTCATCAACATCAGGTCTTATTGATGTAATTAAACCAGAAATAATTAAGAATGTAATCAGAGTTTCGGTTAATTTCATTAATAAATTAATCGGAGTAAGCTTATCAAGTAAAGAAATAATAGATTTATTTGAATTATTAGATTTCAACATTACAATTGAAGAAGATATTTTAGTTTTTGAAGTAGATCCAAAAAGAACTGATATTTCTAATTCTTCAGATATTTGTGAAGAAGTGGCGAGATTATATGGTTATGACAATATAGAATCTAAACCGCCTTGTTTAATAGCTAATTCAAATAAAAAAGACTTAAACTTAAAAATTAAAAACCAATTAGATTCTTATTTATACGGAAACGGCTTTAATAATATAAAATCATATTCATTAATCTCAGAAGAAAATAATAATAAATGAAATCTTTTTGGAATTGAAAAACCAATTAAATTAATGTCACCATTAAGTAAATTTAAAGAAATTTATAGAACTAATTTGTCATGGTCTATAATTGATACAGCTGGTTTTAATGCTGCTAGAGGTACAAAAAACTTAAAGTTATATGAATTTGCTGATATTTATAATCTTAATGGTTTACGTGAGAAACATTTATCAATATTGATATCTGGAACTTTACATAATGAAAAATATAATAATTTACATTTAAAATCTTCTTTTTATTATATAAAAGGGATATTAGAACAAATTATAACAAGTTATAATTTAAATATTAGTGACATTACATTTGAAGAAATGAAAAAAAGAGTTATTGATATACACCCATATATATGTTATGAAGTATTTTATCTAAAAGAACTTATAGGATTTGTATACAAATTAAACCCTAGATTTGAACAATCATTAAAACTAGATCATACATATGTATCTGAATTGAACATTAGTAAAATAGAAACTTTAAAAAAACCACAAATATTAATAAGTGAAATTTCAAAATTCCAGAAATCTACTAGAGATATTACATTTGTTTTAGATGATAAAGTTAAATTTATAGATGTAGTTAATAAATCTATTAAGAACTTAAAAAATTTAGTCAGTTGAGATTTAATTGATATTTATGTTGATGAACTTTTAGAAAAAGAAAATAAAAGATCAATTACAATCTCATTACAATTTAATTCAAATATAAATCAATTAAAAGAAGAGGATATTAACAGTGATTTTGCCAAAGTAGTTGATTGTCTAAAAAAAGATAACATTGAGGTAAAATAG
- the rpmF gene encoding 50S ribosomal protein L32 translates to MAVPFRKTSKAAKNKRRSHLALVSSAIISCSNCGSMIRPHRVCRECGHYKNKEVKKVD, encoded by the coding sequence ATGGCTGTACCATTTAGAAAGACCAGTAAAGCTGCTAAGAATAAGAGAAGAAGTCACTTAGCATTAGTAAGCTCTGCTATAATTTCATGTTCAAACTGTGGAAGTATGATTAGACCACATAGAGTTTGTCGTGAATGTGGACATTATAAAAACAAAGAAGTAAAAAAAGTAGACTAA
- the mraZ gene encoding division/cell wall cluster transcriptional repressor MraZ: MLFGSFEHNLDSKLRLTIPSKLRNKLGAVVYVTRSIDGQCLEIRTPENFNEFYKSLQNQNTLLSSARTVIRSIFSNTDEVQIDSSGRIKLPANLLEEVGIAKMVQITGAGEWIEVWDKEKFIAYDKMAKKELVEAAEKLGGVK; the protein is encoded by the coding sequence ATGCTATTCGGAAGTTTTGAACATAATCTTGATAGTAAATTAAGACTTACAATACCGTCTAAACTACGTAATAAACTGGGGGCGGTTGTTTACGTAACTAGAAGTATTGATGGTCAATGTTTAGAAATTAGAACTCCAGAAAACTTTAATGAGTTTTATAAGAGTTTACAAAATCAAAACACACTACTTTCATCTGCTCGTACTGTAATTAGATCTATTTTTTCAAACACAGATGAGGTACAAATTGATAGTTCAGGAAGAATTAAACTTCCTGCCAATTTACTTGAAGAAGTAGGAATTGCAAAAATGGTTCAAATCACTGGGGCTGGTGAGTGAATCGAAGTATGAGATAAAGAGAAATTTATTGCTTACGATAAGATGGCTAAAAAAGAGCTTGTAGAAGCTGCTGAAAAATTGGGCGGAGTTAAATAA